In one window of Gemmatimonadota bacterium DNA:
- a CDS encoding DUF1464 family protein, with translation MTRVVGIDPGTVSLDLVGLEDGRVWLDRTLPTAEALAAPEHLVALLTSGGPLDLVAGPSGYGLPLVTAATATDEDYRLAFLAADAATGGIGGLRRLARAITGAGLPMVFTPGAIHLPTIPSHRKLNRVDLGTADKVAAAALGVWDQARRAGGAAATSFVLLELGGAFTAALAVAGGAIVDGIGGTAGPVGWRSSGGWDGEVAFLAGEVTKEMLFRGGVEGAPDLLTAYLEGAEKAVRSLLASVPAPREILLSGRHATSPAVRDPLVARLSGVAPVRALEGFAAVAKQGAQGAALLADGLAGGGHRDIVAAMRLREARGTALDHLRVISPADARRRLGLP, from the coding sequence ATGACCCGCGTCGTCGGCATCGACCCCGGCACCGTTTCACTCGATCTCGTGGGCCTCGAGGATGGCCGCGTCTGGCTGGACCGGACGCTGCCGACCGCCGAGGCCCTCGCCGCGCCCGAGCACCTGGTGGCCCTGCTCACCAGCGGCGGGCCGCTGGACCTGGTCGCCGGCCCCTCGGGGTACGGCCTGCCGCTGGTCACCGCGGCCACCGCCACGGACGAGGACTACCGGCTCGCCTTCCTCGCGGCCGACGCCGCCACCGGTGGGATCGGCGGCCTGCGGCGCCTGGCGCGGGCCATCACCGGCGCGGGGCTCCCGATGGTCTTCACGCCGGGGGCCATCCACCTCCCCACGATACCCTCCCACCGCAAGCTCAACCGGGTGGACCTCGGCACCGCCGACAAGGTGGCGGCGGCCGCGCTCGGCGTCTGGGACCAGGCCCGTCGCGCCGGCGGCGCCGCGGCAACGTCGTTCGTCCTGCTCGAGCTGGGCGGCGCGTTCACCGCGGCGCTGGCCGTGGCCGGGGGAGCCATCGTCGATGGGATCGGAGGCACGGCCGGCCCCGTAGGGTGGCGGTCGAGCGGGGGCTGGGATGGCGAGGTGGCGTTCCTGGCCGGTGAGGTCACCAAGGAAATGCTCTTCCGGGGCGGGGTGGAAGGCGCACCGGACCTGCTGACTGCGTACCTCGAGGGCGCGGAGAAGGCGGTGCGGTCGCTGCTGGCGTCCGTGCCGGCGCCGCGGGAGATCCTCCTTTCGGGGCGGCACGCGACGTCACCCGCGGTGCGGGACCCGCTGGTGGCGCGACTGTCTGGGGTGGCGCCGGTGCGGGCGCTCGAGGGGTTCGCCGCGGTGGCCAAGCAGGGGGCGCAGGGAGCGGCGCTGCTGGCGGACGGCCTGGCCGGCGGGGGGCACCGGGACATCGTGGCGGCGATGCGCCTGCGGGAGGCGCGCGGCACCGCGCTCGACCACCTGCGCGTCATCTCCCCGGCCGACGCGCGTCGGCGGCTCGGGCTGCCCTAA
- a CDS encoding tetrahydromethanopterin biosynthesis protein, translating to MPADAVIGWDLGGAHLKAARVAPDGQVVAVAQVACPLWQGLQHLEAAIASALPVVGDATRHAITMTGEMADLFPGRRDGVIALAGAMGRLLPAADLRYFADGARFVGPGDVPRYADAIASANWLASAAVVARRLPAALFLDIGSTTTDLVPVAGGAVRTAGAGDYRRLVNGELVYTGVVRTPLMALGQAVQLGADQVPLMAEYFATTADVYRVTRELPEGADLHPAADGGAKGIAESTRRIGRMIGRDLESFTRQEWEVVAGEFRRLQVERLAGACARQLARGLLPVDAPLVGAGVGRFLVPELARRVGRPALDFAALFPRSAAEPARIADCAPAVAVALLALEVD from the coding sequence ATGCCCGCTGACGCGGTCATCGGGTGGGACCTGGGTGGCGCACACCTCAAGGCGGCGCGCGTGGCTCCGGACGGCCAGGTCGTCGCCGTGGCCCAGGTCGCCTGCCCGCTATGGCAGGGGCTGCAGCACCTCGAAGCGGCGATCGCCTCCGCACTGCCCGTTGTCGGGGATGCGACGCGGCACGCCATCACCATGACCGGCGAAATGGCCGATCTCTTCCCCGGCCGCCGCGACGGCGTCATCGCCCTGGCCGGCGCCATGGGCCGCCTCCTTCCCGCCGCCGACCTCCGGTACTTCGCCGACGGGGCGCGATTCGTCGGCCCGGGGGACGTCCCGAGGTACGCCGACGCGATCGCCTCCGCCAACTGGCTCGCGAGCGCGGCCGTGGTGGCGCGGCGGCTTCCCGCCGCGCTCTTCCTGGACATCGGGAGCACCACCACCGACCTGGTGCCGGTGGCCGGGGGAGCGGTGCGCACCGCGGGCGCCGGCGACTACCGGCGGCTGGTGAACGGAGAACTGGTCTACACCGGCGTGGTCCGCACTCCCCTCATGGCGCTGGGCCAGGCGGTGCAACTGGGAGCCGACCAGGTGCCCCTGATGGCGGAGTACTTCGCCACCACCGCCGACGTATACCGGGTGACCCGCGAACTGCCCGAGGGCGCGGACCTGCATCCCGCCGCCGACGGCGGCGCCAAGGGCATCGCGGAGAGCACGCGTCGCATTGGCCGGATGATCGGCCGCGACCTCGAGTCCTTCACGCGTCAGGAGTGGGAAGTCGTCGCCGGCGAGTTCCGGCGGCTGCAGGTGGAGCGGCTGGCCGGTGCCTGCGCACGGCAGCTGGCCCGCGGGCTGCTGCCGGTCGATGCGCCGCTGGTTGGCGCGGGGGTCGGCCGGTTCCTCGTCCCCGAGCTCGCGCGGCGGGTGGGTCGCCCCGCGCTCGACTTCGCCGCGCTCTTCCCGCGATCGGCGGCCGAGCCCGCCCGCATCGCGGACTGCGCCCCCGCGGTGGCGGTGGCGCTGCTCGCCCTGGAAGTCGATTAG
- a CDS encoding ATP-grasp domain-containing protein, whose translation MRLFLYEHVTGGGMLEESPSPALVHEADLMVRSVLRDLADLPVEVLTSRDPRLPPLDGVHALEPRPGESPLALYRRGLTAVDAAWPTAPETGGVLAALAAATRGAGRTLVGSSPEAIGIAASKSATAARLAAAGLATIPTFGAGSALPGLPGPWVLKPDDGAGATDTLQVPDWRAARECLAHHPGRWVAQPWLAGEPLSLSLVALPDGVDLLAVNRQRVAVHQGAVRLQALVVNALPDRDGAFRRLGARVVAAIPGLAGPVGVDLIATPDGPAVVEVNPRLTTSCGALREAVGVNLAARVLGLHASRAVVDRAVTLDLEVAHAR comes from the coding sequence GTGAGGCTCTTCCTCTATGAGCACGTGACCGGCGGCGGCATGCTCGAGGAGTCCCCATCGCCGGCCCTCGTACACGAGGCCGACCTCATGGTGCGCAGTGTCCTGCGCGACCTGGCCGACCTGCCGGTCGAGGTGCTCACGTCCCGGGATCCCCGGCTGCCCCCGCTCGATGGGGTGCATGCCCTCGAGCCCCGGCCGGGCGAATCGCCGCTCGCGCTCTATCGCCGGGGCCTGACCGCGGTCGACGCCGCCTGGCCGACGGCCCCGGAGACCGGCGGCGTGCTGGCGGCGCTCGCCGCGGCCACCCGCGGGGCCGGTCGCACGCTGGTGGGCTCCTCGCCCGAAGCGATCGGCATCGCCGCGAGCAAGTCCGCCACGGCCGCGCGCCTCGCCGCCGCGGGGCTCGCCACCATCCCGACGTTCGGCGCCGGTTCCGCCCTCCCTGGGCTGCCGGGTCCATGGGTGCTCAAGCCGGACGACGGCGCCGGCGCCACCGATACCCTGCAGGTGCCGGACTGGCGCGCCGCCCGCGAGTGCCTGGCGCACCACCCCGGTCGCTGGGTGGCACAGCCATGGCTGGCGGGCGAGCCGCTCAGCCTCTCGCTCGTGGCGCTGCCCGACGGGGTGGACCTGCTGGCGGTGAACCGGCAGCGAGTGGCGGTGCATCAGGGGGCCGTCCGACTGCAGGCCCTGGTGGTGAACGCGCTCCCCGACCGCGATGGCGCGTTCCGCCGCCTCGGAGCGCGGGTGGTGGCGGCGATTCCCGGCCTGGCCGGTCCCGTCGGCGTGGACCTGATCGCCACCCCCGATGGCCCGGCGGTGGTGGAGGTGAATCCGCGCCTGACCACTTCCTGCGGCGCCCTCCGTGAAGCCGTCGGGGTCAACCTCGCCGCGCGGGTGCTCGGGCTTCATGCCTCGCGCGCGGTGGTGGATCGGGCCGTGACCCTCGACCTCGAGGTGGCCCATGCCCGCTGA
- a CDS encoding ATP-grasp domain-containing protein: MPWLVAAISGRMLAASAARGGHAVVVLDCFADRDTRAAALTARAVAAAGAPRLDRRTLLRAARELAPLHASAGLVAGSGFEGRTALLARLAEGRHLAGNRPEVVAAVKDPDRFFPLLDQLGIPHPEVRRAAPTDPGGWLRKRVGGAGGVHVQPATLHATRRDAYYQRRETGRTLSALFLANGHRACRIGCSEQWVAPQHGLPFLYGGAVGGLVLPPAVLRALDGILDALAAATGVVGLNGLDFLLQEERLSVLELNPRPTATLELYDPDWATGLFDQHLRACAGELPAAVPPPAAARASMLLTALGEWSPGPAFTFPPWCRDLPMPGTRFRAGDPVCTVFAEGGTPPEATATARQREAALRAAIQADPSPAGAP, from the coding sequence ATGCCTTGGCTGGTGGCGGCCATCAGTGGCCGCATGCTCGCGGCCTCGGCGGCGCGCGGGGGACATGCCGTGGTGGTGCTCGACTGCTTCGCCGATCGCGATACCCGGGCGGCGGCGCTGACGGCGCGGGCCGTGGCCGCCGCGGGCGCTCCGCGACTCGATCGCCGCACGCTGCTCCGCGCCGCCCGTGAACTCGCGCCCCTCCACGCCAGCGCGGGCCTGGTCGCCGGGTCGGGATTCGAGGGCCGCACCGCGCTGCTCGCGCGCCTCGCGGAGGGCCGCCACCTCGCGGGCAACCGTCCCGAGGTCGTCGCCGCGGTGAAGGATCCCGACCGGTTCTTTCCATTGCTGGATCAACTCGGGATCCCCCATCCGGAGGTCCGTCGCGCCGCGCCGACGGATCCCGGTGGCTGGCTGCGGAAGCGGGTCGGTGGCGCGGGCGGCGTCCACGTCCAGCCGGCCACCCTCCACGCCACCCGGCGCGACGCCTACTACCAGCGTCGGGAAACCGGCCGCACCCTCTCCGCGCTCTTCCTGGCCAACGGCCACCGCGCCTGCCGGATCGGATGCAGCGAGCAGTGGGTTGCCCCGCAGCACGGGCTGCCATTCCTCTATGGTGGGGCGGTCGGCGGCCTGGTGCTCCCGCCCGCCGTGCTCCGCGCGCTGGACGGGATCCTCGACGCGCTCGCCGCGGCCACGGGCGTGGTGGGGCTCAACGGGCTCGACTTCCTGCTCCAGGAGGAACGCCTCTCGGTGCTCGAACTCAACCCCCGGCCCACCGCGACCCTCGAGCTCTACGATCCCGACTGGGCGACCGGCCTGTTCGACCAGCACCTCCGCGCCTGCGCCGGGGAGTTGCCGGCCGCCGTCCCCCCGCCCGCCGCCGCGCGGGCATCCATGCTCCTGACCGCCTTGGGTGAGTGGTCGCCGGGGCCGGCGTTCACCTTCCCACCATGGTGCCGCGACCTCCCGATGCCCGGCACCCGCTTCCGCGCCGGCGACCCCGTGTGCACCGTCTTCGCCGAGGGGGGCACGCCGCCCGAGGCGACCGCCACCGCGCGCCAGCGTGAGGCGGCCCTGCGCGCCGCCATCCAGGCCGATCCGTCGCCGGCGGGGGCCCCGTGA
- a CDS encoding formylmethanofuran dehydrogenase subunit B, translating to MPAPDRPGVTCPFCGLVCDDLRVGPGTRGLAVTENGCAVAARGFGQVATATTGPRIAGAPATLADAAAAAARLLAAARRPLIGGLGTDVQGARAACRLADQTGGVLDHMNGAGAIRNLLVLQDSGWITTTLSEIRNRCDLLILAGGDITSRFPRFFERTIAAPEALFGGDRQCATVFLGRGPQAGVTLPGPVEVIGCEVAELGQAFGLLRALLAGRPVQATSAAGAPLAVWQGLADRMRAATYGVVAWAAPDFDFPHAELAIQTLCELVKDLNRDTRFSGLPLGGSDGDITVDAVSLWQTGFGLRAAFGAGGPTQDLHQHATARLLASGEADALVWVSSFDPARTPPASTVPTVVLGHAAMTLPAEPAVFIPVGTPGVDHAGHLFRTDRVVALPLAALRGSALPSVAEALDAIGAALEGGR from the coding sequence ATGCCAGCACCCGATCGTCCCGGCGTCACCTGCCCCTTCTGCGGGCTGGTGTGCGACGACCTGCGCGTGGGTCCCGGCACGCGGGGGCTCGCCGTCACGGAGAACGGCTGCGCCGTGGCGGCGCGTGGCTTCGGCCAGGTGGCCACCGCCACGACGGGACCCCGGATCGCGGGCGCCCCGGCCACGCTTGCCGACGCGGCGGCGGCAGCGGCGCGGCTGCTTGCGGCGGCGCGGCGGCCGCTCATCGGCGGGCTCGGCACCGACGTGCAGGGGGCGCGCGCCGCCTGCCGGCTCGCCGACCAGACCGGCGGGGTCCTCGATCACATGAACGGCGCCGGGGCCATCCGCAACCTGCTGGTGCTGCAGGACAGCGGCTGGATCACCACGACGCTCTCCGAGATCCGCAATCGCTGCGACCTCCTCATCCTGGCCGGCGGGGACATCACCAGCCGGTTCCCGAGGTTCTTCGAGCGCACCATCGCCGCCCCCGAGGCCCTGTTCGGCGGCGACCGCCAGTGTGCCACGGTATTCCTGGGCCGGGGCCCGCAGGCGGGCGTCACGCTGCCGGGGCCGGTCGAGGTGATCGGCTGCGAGGTGGCGGAGCTGGGTCAGGCGTTCGGCCTGCTGCGCGCGCTGCTGGCGGGACGACCGGTGCAGGCAACCAGCGCGGCGGGGGCGCCGCTCGCGGTGTGGCAGGGCCTGGCGGACCGGATGCGCGCCGCGACGTACGGCGTGGTCGCCTGGGCGGCGCCCGACTTCGACTTCCCCCACGCCGAGCTGGCGATTCAGACCCTGTGCGAGCTGGTGAAGGACCTCAACCGCGACACCCGGTTCTCGGGGCTTCCGCTGGGCGGCAGTGACGGCGACATCACCGTGGACGCGGTGTCGCTGTGGCAGACGGGCTTCGGGCTGCGGGCCGCGTTCGGGGCGGGCGGCCCCACGCAGGACCTGCACCAGCACGCGACGGCGCGCCTGCTCGCCAGTGGTGAGGCCGACGCGCTGGTATGGGTCTCGAGCTTCGACCCGGCGCGCACGCCCCCGGCGAGCACGGTCCCGACGGTGGTGCTGGGGCACGCGGCGATGACCCTGCCGGCCGAGCCGGCGGTGTTCATCCCCGTGGGCACGCCGGGCGTGGATCACGCGGGGCACCTCTTCCGCACGGACCGGGTGGTGGCGCTGCCGCTCGCCGCGCTGCGCGGCAGCGCGCTGCCGAGCGTGGCGGAGGCGCTGGACGCCATCGGGGCCGCCCTCGAGGGGGGCCGCTGA
- a CDS encoding formylmethanofuran dehydrogenase subunit A, whose protein sequence is MLIRLAGGRVYDPAHGINGEIRDVWVRDGHIVATPGPDAPIDQTYDLTGRVVMAGAIDMHTHIGGGKLNIARAMLPEDHRRDPRPRTALTRGSCGHAAPGTLATGYRYAEMGYTACFEPAILPVNARQAHLEMGDTPLVDKGGYVMLGSDDFLLRLMASGAEQRLINDYVGWTLNATRCIGIKVVNPGGISAFKFNQRRFELDEAHPFYGVTPRDILRVLSRAVHELGVPHPLHVHSSNLGLPGNYPTTLGTIDAAEGLPIHLTHIQFHSYGAEGDRKFSSAAARIAEKVNSTPNASCDVGQILFGQTVTASGDNMTQHRNAGLASPKKFVVMDIECDAGCGVLPFKYRDQNFVNALQWAIGLEIFLLVDDPWRVFLTTDHPNGAPFTTYPHLIRLLMDKTFRNERLGLIHADAKALSTLASIDREYSLYEIAILTRAAPARLLGIPDIGHLGAGATADITVYRDEPDRERMFTAPEYVFKDGRLVVRDGKVVQVTWGRYHMVAPAYDRGIERRLEEHFARYQTMRADSLRISDDEMAAFGHGGELRTHPCRGGTP, encoded by the coding sequence ATGCTGATCCGCCTGGCGGGGGGCCGGGTGTACGACCCGGCGCACGGGATCAACGGCGAGATCCGCGACGTGTGGGTGCGGGACGGGCACATCGTGGCGACCCCGGGGCCCGACGCCCCCATCGACCAGACGTACGACCTGACCGGCCGGGTGGTGATGGCGGGCGCCATCGACATGCACACCCACATCGGCGGCGGCAAGCTCAACATCGCGCGCGCGATGCTGCCCGAGGATCACCGGCGCGACCCGCGGCCGCGCACGGCGCTCACCCGGGGGAGCTGCGGGCACGCCGCGCCGGGCACGCTCGCCACCGGGTACCGCTACGCCGAGATGGGGTACACCGCCTGCTTCGAGCCGGCGATCCTGCCGGTGAACGCGCGGCAGGCGCACCTCGAGATGGGCGACACGCCGCTGGTGGACAAGGGCGGCTACGTGATGCTCGGCAGCGACGACTTCCTGCTCCGGCTGATGGCCTCGGGGGCGGAGCAGCGGCTTATCAACGACTACGTGGGCTGGACCCTCAACGCCACCCGGTGCATCGGCATCAAGGTGGTGAATCCCGGGGGCATCTCCGCCTTCAAGTTCAACCAGCGGCGGTTCGAGCTGGATGAGGCGCACCCGTTCTACGGGGTCACCCCGCGCGACATCCTGCGGGTGCTCTCGCGCGCGGTGCACGAGCTCGGGGTGCCGCACCCGCTGCACGTGCACTCGAGCAACCTCGGGCTGCCGGGCAACTACCCCACGACGCTCGGCACCATCGACGCGGCCGAGGGGCTGCCGATCCACCTGACGCACATCCAGTTCCACAGCTACGGCGCCGAGGGCGACCGGAAGTTCTCCTCCGCCGCGGCCCGGATCGCCGAGAAGGTGAACAGCACCCCGAACGCCAGCTGCGACGTGGGGCAGATCCTGTTCGGGCAGACGGTCACCGCCTCGGGTGACAACATGACCCAGCACCGCAACGCGGGGCTGGCCAGCCCGAAGAAGTTCGTGGTGATGGACATCGAGTGCGACGCCGGGTGCGGGGTGCTGCCGTTCAAGTATCGCGACCAGAACTTCGTGAACGCGCTGCAGTGGGCCATCGGCCTCGAGATCTTCCTGCTGGTGGACGATCCGTGGCGGGTGTTCCTCACCACCGACCATCCCAATGGCGCGCCGTTCACCACCTACCCGCACCTGATCCGGCTGCTGATGGACAAGACCTTCCGGAACGAGCGGCTGGGCCTCATCCACGCCGACGCCAAGGCGCTCTCCACCCTCGCGAGCATCGACCGCGAGTACTCGCTGTACGAGATCGCGATCCTCACCCGCGCCGCGCCGGCCCGGCTGCTCGGCATCCCCGACATCGGGCACCTGGGCGCGGGCGCGACCGCCGACATCACGGTCTACCGTGACGAACCGGACCGGGAGCGGATGTTCACCGCGCCCGAGTACGTCTTCAAGGACGGCCGGCTGGTGGTGCGCGACGGCAAGGTGGTGCAGGTGACCTGGGGCCGGTACCACATGGTGGCGCCGGCGTACGACCGGGGCATCGAGCGGCGGCTGGAGGAGCACTTTGCCCGCTACCAGACCATGCGGGCCGACAGCCTGCGCATCTCGGACGACGAGATGGCGGCCTTCGGCCACGGGGGCGAGCTGCGGACGCACCCCTGCCGCGGGGGCACCCCGTGA
- the fhcD gene encoding formylmethanofuran--tetrahydromethanopterin N-formyltransferase, with product MILNGVAIDDEFAEAFGMKATRVIITAQNLAWAYHAANAATGFATSVIACGCEAGVERELTPAETPDGRPGVAILLFAMSGKELAKQLERRIGQCVLTSPTSAAFAGLEGGDPVALGKNLRFFGDGFQASKQIAGKRYWRVPVMDGEFLVEETTGVVPAVGGGNFLVLAESQPQALAACEAAIAAMRTVPNVIMPFPGGVVRSGSKVGSRYKSLGASTNDAFCPTIRGITKSQLSPEIGSVMEIVIDGLTADDISASMKAGIRAVTALGRAQGIHRISAGNYGGKLGKYHFKLREILAS from the coding sequence GTGATCCTGAACGGCGTGGCGATCGACGACGAGTTCGCCGAGGCCTTCGGGATGAAGGCCACGCGGGTGATCATCACCGCGCAGAACCTGGCGTGGGCCTACCACGCGGCCAACGCCGCCACGGGGTTCGCCACGTCGGTGATCGCCTGCGGCTGCGAGGCGGGGGTGGAACGGGAGCTCACGCCGGCCGAGACGCCTGACGGGCGGCCCGGCGTGGCCATCCTGCTCTTCGCGATGTCGGGGAAGGAACTGGCCAAGCAGCTGGAGCGGCGCATCGGGCAGTGCGTGCTCACCAGCCCGACCAGCGCCGCGTTCGCCGGCCTCGAGGGCGGTGACCCGGTGGCGCTGGGCAAGAACCTGCGCTTCTTCGGCGACGGGTTCCAGGCCTCCAAGCAGATCGCCGGGAAGCGCTACTGGCGGGTGCCGGTGATGGATGGCGAGTTCCTGGTGGAGGAGACGACGGGCGTGGTGCCGGCGGTGGGCGGCGGCAACTTCCTGGTGCTGGCCGAGTCGCAGCCGCAGGCGCTGGCGGCCTGTGAGGCGGCGATCGCCGCCATGCGGACGGTGCCCAACGTGATCATGCCCTTCCCGGGCGGCGTGGTGCGCTCGGGCTCCAAGGTGGGGTCGCGGTACAAGTCGCTGGGCGCCTCGACCAACGACGCCTTCTGCCCCACCATCCGGGGCATCACGAAGAGCCAGCTCTCGCCGGAGATCGGCTCGGTGATGGAGATCGTCATCGACGGCCTCACCGCCGACGACATCTCCGCCTCGATGAAGGCCGGGATCCGCGCGGTGACCGCCCTGGGGCGCGCCCAGGGGATCCACCGCATCAGCGCCGGCAACTACGGCGGCAAGCTCGGCAAGTACCACTTCAAGCTGCGCGAGATCCTGGCGTCATGA
- a CDS encoding formylmethanofuran dehydrogenase subunit C: protein MSTLRLTLRAAPAQRVDCAPLTAAPLAGQTLAAVAALPLVAGNRTLRVDELFALEGTPGDTLVVTGDGARLDRLGAGLAAGTLRVEGAAGDYLGQRMTGGRIEVMGRVGAFAANGMKGGEIRIGGDAGDFLGGAIPGDHQGMSGGLVLVAGNVGARAGDRMRRGVMLIDGSAGDYLASRMVAGTIAVAGAVGHGAGTSMRRGTLLLSTLPAGLPPTFNDCGVFPFTMLTMLARAWRGLPGPFGALPDGGLRVRRLMGDLANDGRGEILIRA from the coding sequence ATGAGCACCCTGCGCCTGACCCTCCGGGCCGCCCCCGCCCAGCGGGTGGACTGCGCGCCGCTGACCGCGGCCCCGCTCGCGGGGCAGACGCTGGCCGCGGTGGCCGCGCTGCCGCTGGTGGCGGGCAACCGGACCCTCCGGGTGGACGAACTCTTTGCGCTGGAGGGCACGCCGGGCGACACGCTGGTGGTCACCGGGGACGGCGCCCGGCTCGACCGGCTCGGCGCGGGGCTCGCGGCCGGCACGTTGCGGGTCGAGGGAGCGGCCGGGGACTACCTGGGCCAGCGGATGACGGGCGGCCGCATCGAGGTGATGGGCCGGGTGGGGGCCTTCGCGGCGAACGGCATGAAGGGCGGCGAGATCCGGATCGGCGGCGACGCCGGCGACTTCCTGGGCGGGGCGATCCCCGGCGATCACCAGGGGATGTCCGGCGGGCTGGTGCTGGTGGCGGGCAACGTAGGCGCGCGCGCCGGGGACCGGATGCGCCGGGGCGTGATGCTCATCGACGGAAGCGCCGGGGACTACCTCGCCAGCCGGATGGTGGCGGGGACCATCGCAGTGGCCGGCGCCGTGGGACACGGGGCGGGCACCAGCATGCGACGGGGGACCCTGCTCCTGTCCACCCTGCCGGCCGGGCTGCCGCCGACCTTCAATGACTGCGGCGTGTTTCCCTTCACCATGCTCACGATGCTGGCGCGCGCGTGGCGGGGGCTGCCCGGCCCCTTCGGCGCGCTGCCCGACGGCGGCCTCCGGGTCCGCCGGCTGATGGGCGACCTGGCCAACGACGGCCGGGGCGAGATCCTGATCCGGGCCTAG
- the mch gene encoding methenyltetrahydromethanopterin cyclohydrolase: MTSLQMNERARDLADVMAEDAAGLRIATTTLACGARVIDAGVAVDGGLNAGLLLGEICMGGLGDVEYASVALGGTNWPAVQVRTDHPAVACMASQYAGWAIQVDKYFAMGSGPLRAHARVEKELFEKLHYAEQASCGVLVLEGRTLPTDAVAEYVARKATLSPAQLTFIIAPTASLAGGTQISARILETGLHKMETLGFDVRKVVSGIGTAPVATVAKNDLRGIGRTNDCILYGGQAHYTVKADDTELADLAAKLPASASKDYGTPFYEIFERYDKDFYKIDPLLFSPAEVWLTSATSGRTHHAGQVNVEVLQRSLYPE; the protein is encoded by the coding sequence ATGACCAGCCTCCAGATGAATGAACGCGCCCGCGACCTCGCGGACGTCATGGCCGAGGATGCCGCGGGCCTGCGGATCGCGACCACCACGCTGGCGTGCGGCGCCCGGGTGATCGACGCGGGGGTGGCGGTCGACGGCGGACTCAACGCCGGCCTGCTGCTGGGCGAGATCTGCATGGGCGGGCTGGGCGACGTGGAGTACGCCTCGGTGGCGCTCGGCGGCACCAACTGGCCGGCGGTGCAGGTGCGCACCGACCACCCCGCGGTGGCCTGCATGGCCTCGCAGTACGCCGGGTGGGCCATCCAGGTGGACAAGTACTTTGCGATGGGCTCCGGGCCGCTGCGGGCGCACGCCCGGGTGGAGAAGGAGCTGTTCGAGAAGCTGCACTACGCCGAGCAGGCGTCGTGCGGCGTGCTGGTGCTGGAGGGGCGCACCCTCCCGACCGACGCGGTGGCGGAGTACGTGGCGCGGAAGGCCACGCTCTCGCCGGCACAGCTCACGTTCATCATTGCCCCGACGGCGAGCCTGGCCGGCGGCACCCAGATCTCGGCCCGCATCCTCGAGACCGGGCTGCACAAGATGGAGACGCTCGGATTCGACGTCCGCAAGGTGGTGAGCGGCATCGGCACGGCGCCGGTCGCCACGGTGGCCAAGAACGACCTCCGGGGCATCGGCCGCACCAACGACTGCATCCTGTACGGCGGCCAGGCGCACTACACCGTCAAGGCGGATGACACCGAACTGGCCGACCTCGCGGCGAAGCTCCCGGCCAGCGCCTCCAAGGACTACGGCACGCCGTTCTACGAGATCTTCGAGCGATACGACAAGGACTTCTACAAGATCGACCCGCTGCTGTTCAGCCCGGCGGAGGTGTGGCTCACCAGCGCCACCTCGGGGCGGACCCACCACGCCGGCCAGGTGAACGTCGAGGTGCTGC